GGCCCGATCCGCACGCGGTCGCCGGCGCGGTCGACCGCGCGAACCGCCGCGCGCGGCGCGAGGCGGCCGACGACGCGACCGCCGGCTGGCCGATCGAACACCGGTGCAGCTCGTCCATCGCCCCGCCACACGAACGCCACCGGCAACGCCCAGCCGGTGTCATCGCCGAGCCGCACGCCGCGAAACGAACTCGGCGCGAGCGGTCGCACGTCGGCCTCGGCGACATACTCGTGCGCGCCGATCTTCCACAGCGCGAGCCCACCGGTCTCGATCCGGCGATCGCGCCGCACCTTCACCGAGCCGTCGAGGCGGCGCCGCACCCGACCGGCCGCCGCATCCGCCGGCGACGCGTAGGTCGGCGCCCCGGGCGTGACGACGCGCGCGTACACGCCCGGCACGATCTGGCCGCGCGGCAGTCGCGGCAGCTCCACCGTGTAGGGGGGCTGATCGGACGGTTCGACGTTGCGGCCGCACACCCACCCGCGCGGCTCGATCGCGACCCAGCCCGCCTCGCAGCCGGGCCCCGCTGCGCGACCGCGCGGCGGGACGCGCACGCCGGCCGCGATCGTGCCGACGCGCGCCGCGCGGTTGGACGGAGCCGCGAATACGCTCGCCGACCGCACGAACCGGACCGTGCGCGGCTCGGGCGTGCCGGCGCGCGTGTCGTCGCCGCCGCCCCGGCCGGTGACGGCGGCCGACGGCTCCACGGTCGGCTCGGCGGTCGGCTCCGAGCACGCTGCCAACGCCATCATGGCCGCGACGACGGGACACCGGGTTGCGGCGCCGACGCGCACCCGCACCCTCGCCCGGGGGACCGGCGCGACGTCGTGTAACCGATACTCGGCGACCATCGGTGACTCCGAGCTTGCGCCGGTCGTCCACGCCGTTCAACTGCTTCTTCGGGCCGATGGCCGCGATGCCATGGGCGTCGCCCATGACTCACGCCTTTTCACGACCATCGCCCCCGCAGGGTCTGCCTCCGGCGCCGACCGAGTCGCGGTTCCCATGATTTTGGGTGCTCGACGGTCACGGCGCGTGCGCCGGCGGTCCCTACGGTCCGCTCCCCGCGAGCGGCGACGCGATCCGTGTCGCCGGCGCTGCTCGTGACCGGTTGCACCGCGCGCCGGCGGCGCCCTGCGCTCGCGCTGCCCGCGCGGTCATGCGCGGTTTGCACCGCCCGCGGTCGCGCGCCGCGCGCGGAGCCGCGCCGACGCCCACAACGCGCACACGGCGTCTTCGATTCGCTCGGCCAGGCGGGTCCCATCGGCCACGTCGACGATGGCGCGCACCCCGCACCCCTCGACGACGACCTCGTAGCGGGTCGTGCCGCCGGTGGCGCGCGCGAAGCAACGCGCGCGGATCGACTGGCCATCCGGGGCGACGTGCTCGGTCGCGAGTTCGGGCAGTTCGACGCGGCCGCCGTCGTCTGTCGCGTTCGTCCTCATCGTCGCGGAAGCCTCCGCATCGCCAACACAGTCGGTCGCGCGCGACGCGGCTGAAGCGGGGGCCGCGCCGGTGCCGAAACGCGCGAAATCGCGGGGGCCATGATACGCTCGACCCCACATGAAGCTGGGCGAGATGCTCGTCCGAGACGGCCACGTCACGCCAGACCAGATTCAGATGGCGATCGAGCGCCAGCGGCGAGACGGCGGCAAACTCGGCACCCTGCTCGTGGAGATGGGCTTCGTCGATCTCGAGACCCTCACGATGTACCTGGGCCTCGAGTTGAGTATGCCGGTCGCGACCGGGGCGGTGCTCGACCGAGCCAAGCGGACCGCCGTGCGGTTGTTGACCCCGGAACAGGCCGCACGCCTTCGCTGCGTCCCACTGCTGATTTCGGAACGACAGCTGATCGTCGCCGTCGAGGACCCGTACGACGTGGCGACGCTCGACGAGATCAGCCGCACCACGGGGTACCGCGTCATCCCGCGCGTCGCGCCCGAAATCCGCATCTACTACTACATCGAGCGCTATTACGGCGTTCCGCGGCCGGCGCGGTTTCGCGTGCTCGGGGACACGCCCCGCGGCGCGCGGACGCCGCCGCCCGTGGAGGGCGGCCGGAGCGCCGTGCTGCCGGGGCCGTCGCTGCCGGGTCTGCCGCCGCCGACCGACGCGCCGGTGCGCGCGCCGACGCCGCCTCCGGTGTTGCGCACCGCGCCGCCGGTCGCGGACGCCAGTGCGGACATCGTCGACCTCACCGACGAGATCGACGCGATCGAATACGAGGCCGACGCGCTGGTCGTCGAGTTGGAGGCCGACGATGCGGAAACCGCAGGGGCGGCTCCGCCCACCGAGGCGCTG
This genomic stretch from Deltaproteobacteria bacterium harbors:
- a CDS encoding murein L,D-transpeptidase, with the protein product MVAEYRLHDVAPVPRARVRVRVGAATRCPVVAAMMALAACSEPTAEPTVEPSAAVTGRGGGDDTRAGTPEPRTVRFVRSASVFAAPSNRAARVGTIAAGVRVPPRGRAAGPGCEAGWVAIEPRGWVCGRNVEPSDQPPYTVELPRLPRGQIVPGVYARVVTPGAPTYASPADAAAGRVRRRLDGSVKVRRDRRIETGGLALWKIGAHEYVAEADVRPLAPSSFRGVRLGDDTGWALPVAFVWRGDGRAAPVFDRPAGGRVVGRLAPRAAVRAVDRAGDRVRIGPDRWIARADVRLATATSPPPATEPGERWVDVDLDEQTLVAYEGDTPVFVTLVSSGTRKTPSETGVFRVWLKLAETDMTGQMGDEAPYAVATVPWTQFYAKDLALHTAYWHDGFGSPRSHGCINLSPADARFLYFWTEPEVPPGWSMAHADVDRPGSMVRVRSADDPTPPFKGYAMRVAEARRRRPVP